Within the Bacteroidota bacterium genome, the region AATGATGCAACAGGTACGGAATACCTTGGCTACAGCGAAGGAACCAAAACGCTGACCTCCAGTTTTTATATGGAATCTATGTTGAATTATAACAATACTTTTAATAAAAAACACAATTTGAGTGGCCTGTTGGTTTACATGATGCGGAATCAGTTAAATGCAAATGCCGGAGATCTTCAACAATCCCTGCCGTTCAGGAACCTGGGCGTATCTGGAAGAGCTACTTATGCCTATGATAATCGCTATTTCCTGGAGTTCAATTTTGGTTACAATGGCTCTGAAAGATTTTACAAGACAAAACGTTTCGGATTTTTCCCTTCTGCCGGTTTGGCCTGGAGTATTTCTAATGAAAAATTCTTCAAACCTTATAAGGATGTGGTTACCAATTTAAGGTTAAGAACTACCTATGGACTTATAGGAAATGATGAAATTGGTTCAGCTACCGACCGTTTCTTCTATTTGTCTAATTTGAACATGAATAATTCCAGTATGGGCGCAACTTTTGGCCGTGATCCGGGTGGATATTCCTTAAATGGCATATCTATTTCTAGATATTCAAATGAAGGTATTACCTGGGAAACTTCAAAACAAAAAAATGTAGCTTTGGAAGTAGGCCTGTTCAGCAAGTTAAACTTGCAGGCCGAATATTACACCCAAACCCGTGATCATATCCTGATGACCAGGGCTTCTATACCGGTTACCATGGGATTTACCGCTCCGATTCGGGCTAATGTCGGAAAAGCTTCAGGAAAAGGCGTGGATCTTTCTCTGGATTATGCAGAAGCGTTTCGTAATGGATTCTCCTTTTCAGTCAGGGGTAATTTTACTTATGCTACCAGCAAATATTTGGTTTACGAAGAACCTCAATATGCAGAATCATATAGAAGTCATGTGGGGAAATCCCTTTATCAGCAGTACGGTTATATAGCCGAAAGATTATTTATTGACGATGCAGACGCGGCAAATTCTCCCAAGCAAAACTTTGGGACTTATGGCGGGGGCGACATTAAATATTTAGATGTCAATCGCGATGGCGAGATTACAGCAGCGGATATGGTTCCTATAGGAAATCCGACTTTACCTGAAATTACATACGGCTTTGGTTTTTCTACAAGTTACAAGGCTTTCGATTTTTCAGCCTTTTTCCAGGGGCTGGCCAATGAATCCTTTTGGATAGATCCTGTGGCAACCTCCCCTTTCCAGGGTCAAACACAGGTGCTAAAAGCTTATGCTGACAGTTATTGGTCGGAGGACCACCGGGATATATATGCTCTTTGGCCCAGACTAAGTCCAACAGTCAACTCGAATAATACCCAGACCAGTACCTGGTTCATGAGAGATGGTTCTTTTTTAAGGCTCAAACAAGTTGAACTGGGATTTACCGTTCCCCGGAAAATCCAGAACAGGATACATACCTCTGATTTACGTTTTTATGTAAATGGAACTAACTTGTTGAATTTTTCCAAGTTCAAGTTATGGGATGTGGAAATGGGGGGAAACGGACTGGGTTATCCTATTCAGAAGGTGATTAATTTCGGTATTAATTTGAATTTTAATTAACCTAACCCGGCTTTAGTAGTAATCGTAAAGTTTTGTTTTTAAAGACCAAACAGAAAATATGATGAAAAAAAATATAATAAAAGGAATTTTAGGGCTGATTTTCTTAACGCTGATTAGCTCGTGCAAAGAATATTTGGATGTTGTGCCGGATAATGTTGCTACGCTGGATAATGCTTTTACCATGCGCAATCAGGCAGAGAAGTTTTTATTCACTTGTTATTCATTCATGCCTGATGATGGGAATGTGGATAGAGATCCGGCCATGTTGGGCGGTGATGAAATTTGGCGTATCGCTACCAATAATGGCACCTTTTTTAATTTGGCCAGGGGATATCAAAATAAGGTAAGTCCTTATGGTGATAGCTGGGCTTCCTTATATCAGGGGATTAGGGATTGTAATATTTTCCTTGAGAATATCGAAAAAGTACCTGACATAGATGAATCGGAGAGAAGTCAGTGGGTTGCGGAGGTTAAATTTCTGAAAGCCTATTATCATTTTTATTTAGTGAGAATGTATGGCCCCATTCCGGTAATCAAAACCAATTTGTCGATTGATGCCGATGTAAACCAGGTAAAAGTAAGCCGTGATCCGGTTGATTCCTGTTTTAGCTATATAACCCAACTTCTGGATGAGGCTGCTCCCAATCTGCCATTGACCATAGCCGACCCCGTGAAGGAATTGGGGCGGATTACCCAGCCTATTGCTGTATCCTTAAAGGCTGAAGTACTGGTGTATGCCGCAAGTCCTTTATTCAACGGGAATACCGATGAGGCTGCATTAAAAAATAATGACGGTACACAGCTTTTTAACCAGACCTATTCGCAGGCCAAATGGGATTCTGCTGCCAGCGCCTGCAAACGGGCAATAGATGTTTGCAATCAAGCAGGTATGGAATTATACACACATACGAAAAACTATCAGCAGTATAATCTGACCGATACCATTGTTACTCAATTGAGTATTAGAAACAGCTTGTGTGAACGGTGGAATAGTGAGATAATCTGGGCCAATACTCAAAGTTATTGTTCTATACAAGGTACGGCCTTACCTGCCATGGACGTAACAAAACCTGAAAATTTCGTACCCAGGGGCGAATTTTCACCTCCTTTGAAAATTGTCGAAATGTTCTATACTGAACACGGTGTTCCCATCAATGAGGATGTGACCTGGAATTACAGTGAAAGATATAATTTATCAAAAGCAGGTTTTGACGATAAGTTATATATCAAAAATGGTTATACAACCGCAAATCTGAATTTTAAACGAGAACCCAGATTTTATGCTGATTTGGGTTTTGATGGCGGCATTTGGTATGGACAGGGAAATTATGACGATACAAAGGATACAAAGCTGTTTTGCGTATATGCAAAATGGAAACAGGCAAATGCCATTCAGACTGATCGTAGTACGGTTACCGGGTACTTTATTAAAAAGATCATACATTTTGAAAATGTTGTAGGAACGGGGACTACATATTCAGTTGTTCAATATCCCTGGCCGGTCATGCGCCTAAGCAGTTTATATCTTTTGTATGCCGAAGCATTGAACGAATCCCAGGGGCCCGGGACTGAAGCCTATGATTATATCAACCGGGTACGTGAACGGGCAGGATTACAGTCGGTTGAATCATCCTGGACGAATTATTCAACCAATCCTACAAAATATACGACTAAAGAAGGGTTAAGAAGCATTATACATCAGGAGCGACTGATAGAGCTGGCTTTTGAAGGCCAGAGATTTTGGGATTTGCGCCGTTGGAAGGAAGCTTCAGATGTGTTGAACGCTCCTATTCAGGGCTGGGATGGTTATCAGGAACTTCCGGAGGCTTATTACAGACCTGTCACCTTGTTTAACCAAACATTTGGCGAAAAAGATTACTTCTGGCCAATTAAGGATGATAACATCACGGTTAACCGAAACCTGGTTCAAAACCTGGGATGGTAAATCATTATGGTCAAAAATTAAAAATTGATGTTTAAATTTAATATTAAGCAATATGAAACGAACAGGTTTGCGGATAAAGATAAGACCCTGATGATTCCTCATCTGACGTAATAAAGCAAACATGAAGTTGCATAAAACCTTAAAAATAAATTATATACTTATGAAAAAGTTAAAATATTTTATCCTTATACTTTTATTCGCTACTTTATTGAGCAGATGCAAGGAAGATAAAAATCTTTTTTTGGATAGCAATGCTCCGGCTCCGGCCCAGGTTAGTGATATTAATGTGGTCCCGACTTCAGGCGGAGCCATTGTTACTTATAAAATTCCTCGGGATAAAAATCTGTCCTATGTAAAAGCCGTGTACGAGATACAACCGGGGGTGACCCGGGAGGCCAAATCTTCTTATTTCACGGATACGCTTGCTTTGGTGGGTTTTGGGGATACCCTGACTCATGAAGTAAATTTGTATAGCGTTGGGAAAAATGAAAAAGAATCCACCCCCCTTACGATAGAAGTAAAGCCTCTTATTCCTGCGGTGGACTCTGTATTTAAAACGCTTACTCTGGATGCTACATTTGGCGGTGTACGGGTTAGTTTCCTGAATAGCTTCCGGGCCGATCTTTCAATCATCGTGCTGGTCGATTCTACCGGTCAGGGTAATTGGGTCCCGGTAACTGCTGATTATACAGATGCTCTAAACGGAAGTTTCTACGGCAGGGGATTGGCTCCAGTGGAAAAGAACTTTGCCGTATTTGTAAGGGATAGATGGAACAACAAATCAGATACTCTGGTTAAATCATTAACACCGTGGACTGAACAATTAATCCCCAAAAGTCTTTTTAAAACCTATAAGCTCCCCGGAGATACATGGCAAAGTGTTCAACCTCAGTATAATTTGGAAAAAATATGGGATGATATTGTAAATGTCAATGAAAATATATTTGCATCCAACGTGATGACTGTACCTCAATATTTTACGATTGATTTGGGACAGAATGTTGTTTTCAGCCGAATGAAACTTTATCAGAGATCCAGTTACCCCTACAACGGTTCCTGGGTATATTCCTTTGAAATATGGGGATCCAATGCACCTGATGCCGATGGGGGATGGACCCATTGGCAGAAGTTGGGCGCGTTCACATCCGTAAAACCTTCCGGACTGCCTGATCCTTCTTATACAGCCAGCGATATGGATTTTGTCAAGGCGGGTGAAGATTTCATTTTCGATGGCGGACTGCCTGCTGTACGCTATATTCGTTTTGTGATGGTAAGCGACAGATCCGGTGTTGGAAAGTATGTGATAGGAGAATTGACTTTCTGGGGAACAATACAATAATGTTTTAAACCAATAAGTTGAACTTTTATATCTAATAAAATATAAAATTATTTTAAGATGAAAAATACATTCTGTTATATATTGGTATTATTCATATCCCTTGGTTTGTTTAATGGCTGTAAAAAGATGGATAGTACCTATAAGCAATATGTTGTACCCGGAGGATTAACTTATGCGGGTAAGGCGAATTCTGTTTTGGCCTATGCCGGCCGGAATAGAGTGAAACTTTCCTGGCTGCGGGGATCTGATCCCAATGTAACTAAAGCCAGGGTTTTCTGGAACAATTATAGCGATTCGGTCGAGGTAAATATCCCCTCTGTTGAGGATACGGTTAACGTTATTATTGATAGTTTGGCGGAAAGAACCTATTCTTTTGTGATCAAAACTTATGATAATAACGGAAATCCTTCCATCCCGGTCGAAATTATAGGCAGTTCTTATGGGAGTAAATACCAGTCCCAAATCTTAAACCGTTATCTGAAGTCCTCCAGAATTGACGGCCTTGGACAGATTTCCATAATATTTGGTGCTGCCGATGTGTCCAGCGGGGCTATTGTCACTGAGGTGAAATACACGGATAATTTGGGCATGTCTAAAAGTCAATATGTTAGTACAACCGATACGATGGTTAAACTATCGGATTACATGCCG harbors:
- a CDS encoding RagB/SusD family nutrient uptake outer membrane protein, translated to MMKKNIIKGILGLIFLTLISSCKEYLDVVPDNVATLDNAFTMRNQAEKFLFTCYSFMPDDGNVDRDPAMLGGDEIWRIATNNGTFFNLARGYQNKVSPYGDSWASLYQGIRDCNIFLENIEKVPDIDESERSQWVAEVKFLKAYYHFYLVRMYGPIPVIKTNLSIDADVNQVKVSRDPVDSCFSYITQLLDEAAPNLPLTIADPVKELGRITQPIAVSLKAEVLVYAASPLFNGNTDEAALKNNDGTQLFNQTYSQAKWDSAASACKRAIDVCNQAGMELYTHTKNYQQYNLTDTIVTQLSIRNSLCERWNSEIIWANTQSYCSIQGTALPAMDVTKPENFVPRGEFSPPLKIVEMFYTEHGVPINEDVTWNYSERYNLSKAGFDDKLYIKNGYTTANLNFKREPRFYADLGFDGGIWYGQGNYDDTKDTKLFCVYAKWKQANAIQTDRSTVTGYFIKKIIHFENVVGTGTTYSVVQYPWPVMRLSSLYLLYAEALNESQGPGTEAYDYINRVRERAGLQSVESSWTNYSTNPTKYTTKEGLRSIIHQERLIELAFEGQRFWDLRRWKEASDVLNAPIQGWDGYQELPEAYYRPVTLFNQTFGEKDYFWPIKDDNITVNRNLVQNLGW
- a CDS encoding SusC/RagA family TonB-linked outer membrane protein, with product NDATGTEYLGYSEGTKTLTSSFYMESMLNYNNTFNKKHNLSGLLVYMMRNQLNANAGDLQQSLPFRNLGVSGRATYAYDNRYFLEFNFGYNGSERFYKTKRFGFFPSAGLAWSISNEKFFKPYKDVVTNLRLRTTYGLIGNDEIGSATDRFFYLSNLNMNNSSMGATFGRDPGGYSLNGISISRYSNEGITWETSKQKNVALEVGLFSKLNLQAEYYTQTRDHILMTRASIPVTMGFTAPIRANVGKASGKGVDLSLDYAEAFRNGFSFSVRGNFTYATSKYLVYEEPQYAESYRSHVGKSLYQQYGYIAERLFIDDADAANSPKQNFGTYGGGDIKYLDVNRDGEITAADMVPIGNPTLPEITYGFGFSTSYKAFDFSAFFQGLANESFWIDPVATSPFQGQTQVLKAYADSYWSEDHRDIYALWPRLSPTVNSNNTQTSTWFMRDGSFLRLKQVELGFTVPRKIQNRIHTSDLRFYVNGTNLLNFSKFKLWDVEMGGNGLGYPIQKVINFGINLNFN
- a CDS encoding DUF5000 domain-containing lipoprotein produces the protein MKKLKYFILILLFATLLSRCKEDKNLFLDSNAPAPAQVSDINVVPTSGGAIVTYKIPRDKNLSYVKAVYEIQPGVTREAKSSYFTDTLALVGFGDTLTHEVNLYSVGKNEKESTPLTIEVKPLIPAVDSVFKTLTLDATFGGVRVSFLNSFRADLSIIVLVDSTGQGNWVPVTADYTDALNGSFYGRGLAPVEKNFAVFVRDRWNNKSDTLVKSLTPWTEQLIPKSLFKTYKLPGDTWQSVQPQYNLEKIWDDIVNVNENIFASNVMTVPQYFTIDLGQNVVFSRMKLYQRSSYPYNGSWVYSFEIWGSNAPDADGGWTHWQKLGAFTSVKPSGLPDPSYTASDMDFVKAGEDFIFDGGLPAVRYIRFVMVSDRSGVGKYVIGELTFWGTIQ
- a CDS encoding DUF4998 domain-containing protein, whose product is MKNTFCYILVLFISLGLFNGCKKMDSTYKQYVVPGGLTYAGKANSVLAYAGRNRVKLSWLRGSDPNVTKARVFWNNYSDSVEVNIPSVEDTVNVIIDSLAERTYSFVIKTYDNNGNPSIPVEIIGSSYGSKYQSQILNRYLKSSRIDGLGQISIIFGAADVSSGAIVTEVKYTDNLGMSKSQYVSTTDTMVKLSDYMPGTTFQYRTLYKPKTLSIDTFYTDFSEKTYFEISKNNWNVLAFSSQDNTTTSAAKTFIDGNITTGWKTAATTSNYPHYVTVDMGIEIAVYSFKVYRKTGDANGCNTFQLLVSTDNKTWTDLGIFNFNRSIDDGQLFEISNHPRARYFKFVGLTGPQRYMTMGEIGVFGL